A genomic region of Alnus glutinosa chromosome 11, dhAlnGlut1.1, whole genome shotgun sequence contains the following coding sequences:
- the LOC133881391 gene encoding basic leucine zipper 19-like isoform X2: protein MEDGERDFSNHEVFSSPNMGDFPGSCSMDSFFDELLNDTHACTHTHTCNPSGPDSSHTHTCFHVHTQIVPVPSEDKVSTDDTAESTEKKGKKRPLGNREAVRKYREKKKARAASLEDEVVRLRALNQQLLKRLQGQAALETEIGRLKCLLVDIRGRIEGEIGSFPYQKSANPNLPHANMPSAYVMNPCNMQCGDQVYCQNPVMVGKSGEDTSLNEQGFSGCEFENLQCLVNQNSVSKELLGCGVGDVASDVNSFGGARAAKAS from the exons ATGGAGGACGGGGAGCGTGATTTCTCGAACCATGAAGTGTTTTCAAGTCCGAACATGGGGGATTTTCCGGGCAGTTGCTCAATGGATAGTTTCTTTGATGAACTTCTCAATGACACTCATGCTTGCACTCACACCCACACTTGTAACCCATCCGGCCCTGATTCTTCACATACGCATACCTGTTTTCATGTGCACACTCAAATTGTGCCTGTCCCATCTGAGGACAAGGTTTCCACAGATGATACTGCAGAGTCCACTGAAAAGAAAGGCAAGAAACGCCCCTTAGGCAATCGGGAAGCAGTTCGCAAGTACCGTGAGAAGAAGAAGGCCCGAGCTGCATCATTGGAGGATGAAGTTGTGAGATTGAGGGCTTTGAATCAGCAGTTGTTGAAGAGGTTGCAGGGTCAAGCTGCATTGGAGACGGAGATTGGGAGGCTGAAGTGTTTGCTTGTGGACATTCGAGGAAGGATTGAAGGGGAGATTGGATCATTTCCATATCAGAAATCAGCCAATCCAAACTTGCCTCATGCGAACATGCCAAGCGCATATGTGATGAACCCGTGTAACATGCAGTGTGGTGATCAGGTCTATTGTCAGAATCCAGTTATGGTTGGCAAAAGTGGTGAAGACACATCATTAAACGAACAAGGTTTTAGTGGCTGTGAATTTGAGAATCTTCAGTGTTTGGTGAATCAGAATTCGGTATCCAAGGAGCTTCTTGGTTGTGGTGTTGGGGATGTAGCATCTGATGTCAATTCTTTCG GAGGGGCTCGTGCAGCAAAAGCAAGTTGA
- the LOC133881391 gene encoding basic leucine zipper 19-like isoform X1: MEDGERDFSNHEVFSSPNMGDFPGSCSMDSFFDELLNDTHACTHTHTCNPSGPDSSHTHTCFHVHTQIVPVPSEDKVSTDDTAESTEKKGKKRPLGNREAVRKYREKKKARAASLEDEVVRLRALNQQLLKRLQGQAALETEIGRLKCLLVDIRGRIEGEIGSFPYQKSANPNLPHANMPSAYVMNPCNMQCGDQVYCQNPVMVGKSGEDTSLNEQGFSGCEFENLQCLVNQNSVSKELLGCGVGDVASDVNSFGTNKRKGGARAAKAS; this comes from the exons ATGGAGGACGGGGAGCGTGATTTCTCGAACCATGAAGTGTTTTCAAGTCCGAACATGGGGGATTTTCCGGGCAGTTGCTCAATGGATAGTTTCTTTGATGAACTTCTCAATGACACTCATGCTTGCACTCACACCCACACTTGTAACCCATCCGGCCCTGATTCTTCACATACGCATACCTGTTTTCATGTGCACACTCAAATTGTGCCTGTCCCATCTGAGGACAAGGTTTCCACAGATGATACTGCAGAGTCCACTGAAAAGAAAGGCAAGAAACGCCCCTTAGGCAATCGGGAAGCAGTTCGCAAGTACCGTGAGAAGAAGAAGGCCCGAGCTGCATCATTGGAGGATGAAGTTGTGAGATTGAGGGCTTTGAATCAGCAGTTGTTGAAGAGGTTGCAGGGTCAAGCTGCATTGGAGACGGAGATTGGGAGGCTGAAGTGTTTGCTTGTGGACATTCGAGGAAGGATTGAAGGGGAGATTGGATCATTTCCATATCAGAAATCAGCCAATCCAAACTTGCCTCATGCGAACATGCCAAGCGCATATGTGATGAACCCGTGTAACATGCAGTGTGGTGATCAGGTCTATTGTCAGAATCCAGTTATGGTTGGCAAAAGTGGTGAAGACACATCATTAAACGAACAAGGTTTTAGTGGCTGTGAATTTGAGAATCTTCAGTGTTTGGTGAATCAGAATTCGGTATCCAAGGAGCTTCTTGGTTGTGGTGTTGGGGATGTAGCATCTGATGTCAATTCTTTCGGTACGAATAAGAGGAAAG GAGGGGCTCGTGCAGCAAAAGCAAGTTGA
- the LOC133881392 gene encoding WD-40 repeat-containing protein MSI3-like, with translation MAEEQQPQQKEAALDKQVDEDYAVWRKNTPFLYDLVISHALEWPSLTVHWAPLPVPLSHASDSSLAVHRLVLGTHTAEGSPNFLMVADALLPREASETRVDGNAANPIVPKVEITQKIRVDGEVNRARCMPQNPVIVGAKTSGSEVYVFDCTKQSGKQQGGDCDPDLRLRGHDMEGYGLSWSPLKEGYLLSGSHDHKICMWDVSAVAQDRVLDALHVYEAHESVVEDVSWHSKNENLFGSVGDDCRLIIWDLRTNQPQHSVKAHEKEVNYLSFNPYNEWILATASSDTTIGLFDTRKLSVPLHVLSSHTEEVFQVEWDPNHETVLASSADDRRLMVWDLNRIGDEQSEGDAEDGPPELLFSHGGHKAKISDFSWNKYQPWVIASVGEDNTVQVWQMAEGIYRDDDDMQAADDSP, from the exons ATGGCGGAGGAACAACAACCACAACAGAAAGAGGCTGCCCTGGATAAACAGGTGGACGAGGACTACGCCGTGTGGAGGAAGAACACGCCGTTCCTCTACGACCTGGTCATCTCGCACGCTCTCGAATGGCCGTCTCTCACCGTCCACTGGGCCCCGCTTCCGGTCCCACTGTCACACGCCTCCGACTCATCTCTCGCCGTCCACAGGCTCGTCCTCGGGACCCACACCGCCGAGGGCTCCCCCAACTTCCTCATGGTCGCCGACGCTCTTCTCCCCAGAGAAGCGTCGGAGACCAGGGTAGATGGCAATGCCGCAAATCCCATTGTCCCTAAG GTGGAGATAACACAGAAGATACGCGTTGATGGAGAAGTGAATAGGGCGCGGTGTATGCCGCAGAACCCGGTAATTGTGGGTGCAAAGACAAGTGGGTCTGAGGTTTATGTGTTTGATTGTACCAAACAATCAGGGAAGCAACAAGGGGGTGATTGTGATCCTGATTTGAGGCTAAGGGGTCATGATATGGAAGGGTACGGGTTGTCTTGGAGTCCCCTTAAGGAGGGATACCTTTTAAGTGGCTCACATGACCATAAAATATGTATGTGGGATGTGTCTGCTGTGGCTCAAGATAGGGTGCTTGATGCGTTGCATGTTTATGAG GCTCATGAAAGTGTGGTTGAAGATGTATCCTGGCACTCAAAGaatgaaaatttatttgggtcTGTGGGTGATGATTGTCGGTTGATAATTTGGGACTTGCGCACAAACCAACCCCAACATTCTGTCAAAGCCCACGAGAAAGAG GTGAACTATCTTTCTTTCAATCCATACAATGAATGGATCTTGGCTACAGCATCTTCGGATACCACCATTGGTCTCTTTGATACAAGGAAGCTCAGTGTGCCGTTGCATGTTTTAAGCAGTCACAC AGAGGAAGTATTCCAGGTAGAATGGGATCCTAACCATGAGACGGTGTTGGCATCGTCTGCTGATGATAGAAGGTTGATGGTTTGGGATCTTAACAG GATTGGAGATGAGCAGTCAGAGGGAGATGCTGAAGATGGTCCTCCGGAGCTTCTATTTTCTCATGGTGGCCACAAAGCAAAGATTTCGGATTTCTCGTGGAACAAGTATCAGCCATGGGTCATTGCAAGTGTGGGTGAGGACAACACTGTTCAGGTTTGGCAAATGGCTGAGGGCATATATCgtgatgatgatgacatgcaaGCAGCTGATGACTCACCATAG
- the LOC133882752 gene encoding uncharacterized protein LOC133882752: METSSSPLLPQPEQQQQGETTLSNPEAVASSTSGSAWHSSGSIGPFFAVISVLAVLAVLSCVLGRMWTRGRGAVTPLESMGDRGCFRWVKRKCRQCTVGAVEGGVKMMAFGKKRDNGDQVQHPPQV, translated from the coding sequence ATGGAAACATCATCATCACCATTACTGCCTCAGCCTGAGCAGCAACAGCAAGGGGAGACCACCCTGAGTAATCCTGAAGCTGTAGCAAGCAGTACTAGTGGTAGTGCGTGGCATTCTTCTGGGTCTATTGGCCCATTCTTTGCAGTGATCTCTGTGCTGGCGGTTCTTGCGGTTCTTTCGTGCGTGTTGGGAAGGATGTGGACCCGAGGCCGAGGGGCTGTTACTCCACTGGAAAGTATGGGGGATAGAGGCTGCTTCCGGTGGGTTAAGCGGAAGTGCCGGCAGTGTACGGTTGGTGCTGTTGAAGGTGGAGTGAAGATGATGGCTTTTGGCAAAAAAAGAGACAATGGTGATCAGGTTCAACATCCCCCAcaggtttaa
- the LOC133882588 gene encoding heavy metal-associated isoprenylated plant protein 26-like, which translates to MGVLDHFSNIFDCYCRKSKRKKRRQLQTVEIRVKIDCEGCKQTVKKAVEGMKGVKDVQVDPKEHKVTVVGYVDPGKVVSRMEHRTGKKAEIWPYVPYNLVDHPYAPEVYDRKAPAGYVRNVQDPQLAYLTRASSTEVWWTTAFNEENPTACTIM; encoded by the exons ATGGGTGTTCTGGATCATTTCTCCAACATCTTCGATTGCTATTGTCGCAAATCCAAGCGCAAGAAACGCAGGCAATTGCAG ACGGTGGAGATCAGGGTGAAGATAGATTGCGAAGGATGCAAGCAGACGGTGAAGAAGGCGGTGGAGGGAATGAAGGGTGTGAAGGATGTGCAGGTGGATCCCAAAGAACATAAGGTGACAGTCGTTGGATACGTGGACCCGGGCAAGGTGGTGTCCCGCATGGAGCATCGAACGGGCAAGAAGGCTGAGATTTGGCCCTACGTGCCATACAACCTCGTCGATCACCCGTACGCGCCTGAGGTCTACGACAGGAAGGCCCCAGCTGGGTACGTGCGAAACGTGCAGGACCCGCAACTGGCGTATCTGACACGTGCGAGCTCCACTGAGGTGTGGTGGACCACAGCTTTCAATGAGGAGAATCCCACAGCTTGTACCATCAtgtga